Proteins from a single region of Runella sp. SP2:
- a CDS encoding glycosyltransferase family 2 protein: protein MRNYSIIIPVYNRPDELGELLECLVQQTFKNFEVVVVEDGSKIKCKDVVDSFKSHLQIAYYYKENGGQGFARNYGFERAKGDYFILLDSDALLEPNYLAIVDNRLNTDYVDLYGGPDTDHPSFTPIQKAISYSMTSVFTTGGIRGKKSNLGGTFHPRSFNMGLSRKVWEKTGGFQISRMGEDIIFSISALRLGFKSALISEAFIYHKRRTGFAAFFRQLRFFGRARINIGRFYPTELKLVHTFPLLFTLGCLSIPFLGLIHPWLFYLGAGFLCLYVVLLFMDAIRQSKSVKVGFLSVIAAFVQLFGYGFGFIQEGWKRLFESKTHRETGAHIEYPS, encoded by the coding sequence ATGCGCAACTACAGTATTATCATTCCTGTTTATAATCGCCCCGATGAGTTGGGGGAACTACTTGAGTGTCTTGTCCAACAAACCTTCAAAAATTTTGAGGTTGTGGTGGTGGAAGATGGCTCCAAAATCAAATGTAAAGACGTTGTTGATTCCTTTAAGTCACACTTGCAAATTGCTTACTATTACAAAGAAAACGGCGGGCAAGGGTTTGCGAGAAACTATGGTTTTGAACGTGCCAAAGGAGATTATTTTATTCTCTTAGATTCGGATGCTCTCTTAGAACCTAATTACTTAGCCATCGTTGACAATCGACTCAATACCGATTATGTGGACTTGTACGGTGGCCCTGATACCGACCATCCGAGTTTTACACCCATTCAAAAAGCCATTAGCTACTCGATGACCTCCGTTTTTACGACGGGTGGGATTCGTGGCAAGAAAAGCAATCTTGGCGGTACTTTTCACCCGCGAAGTTTTAATATGGGATTGTCGAGAAAAGTGTGGGAAAAAACGGGTGGCTTTCAAATCAGCCGAATGGGGGAGGATATTATTTTTAGTATTTCGGCACTACGACTCGGTTTCAAATCAGCCCTTATTTCCGAAGCATTTATATACCATAAACGAAGGACAGGCTTTGCGGCTTTCTTTCGACAATTGCGTTTTTTTGGCCGTGCTCGCATCAATATTGGACGATTTTATCCTACTGAGCTGAAATTGGTACACACCTTTCCGTTGTTGTTTACGTTGGGTTGCCTGAGTATCCCTTTTTTAGGGTTGATTCATCCGTGGTTGTTTTATTTGGGTGCTGGCTTCTTGTGTCTTTATGTTGTGCTCCTTTTTATGGATGCAATCCGCCAATCCAAAAGTGTAAAAGTTGGCTTTTTGAGCGTCATCGCGGCCTTCGTTCAGTTGTTTGGATACGGTTTTGGGTTTATTCAAGAAGGTTGGAAACGCTTATTTGAAAGTAAAACGCACCGTGAAACGGGGGCTCACATCGAATATCCTTCTTAA
- a CDS encoding type IX secretion system membrane protein PorP/SprF has translation MKYPRLLLLSIISWLGHSTISHAQQDAQFTLFPFNQLYFNPATAGEDGTTRFQLINRMQWQGYQTSSGEGGAPNTLMFTGSVPLNFIKSAIGVNYVNDRLGAMGSQEVQLSYAYKMNINDNTLALGARVGFQNRYIDFNKLISRDPGDPLIPTGRLGQSQPDIALGAFYDATTFYVGASINHLNRPKFSLSGDAQNALEPNAYLTAGYRFEPIYGLIIQPMVLVKTPVNFSTKTLSIEGGAMATWNDWVFGGITYRLQESVNLLAGVNWQSFRLGGAFDLTGFGRATKAPASFEMMLSYALPPFVKRKAMPVRTPRFRY, from the coding sequence ATGAAATACCCACGGCTACTTCTATTAAGCATTATAAGTTGGTTAGGCCATTCTACCATCTCACACGCCCAGCAGGACGCACAGTTTACGCTTTTTCCTTTCAACCAGCTTTATTTTAACCCAGCTACGGCAGGAGAAGACGGAACTACGCGGTTTCAGCTTATCAACCGTATGCAATGGCAAGGTTATCAAACCTCCAGCGGCGAAGGTGGCGCACCCAATACCCTGATGTTTACGGGAAGCGTGCCGCTTAATTTTATTAAAAGCGCCATTGGGGTCAATTATGTAAACGACCGACTTGGTGCCATGGGTAGCCAAGAAGTACAGTTGTCGTATGCTTACAAGATGAACATCAACGATAATACCTTAGCGCTTGGCGCTCGCGTTGGTTTTCAGAACCGTTACATTGATTTTAATAAATTAATCTCGCGTGACCCAGGAGACCCACTGATTCCGACGGGGCGGCTAGGACAAAGCCAGCCAGATATTGCCTTGGGAGCTTTTTACGATGCTACCACCTTTTATGTAGGCGCGAGTATCAATCACCTCAATCGTCCGAAGTTTAGTTTGAGTGGGGATGCTCAAAATGCCTTGGAACCCAATGCTTATCTGACCGCAGGTTATCGTTTTGAACCCATTTATGGTCTAATTATTCAACCGATGGTGCTTGTAAAAACACCCGTTAATTTCAGTACCAAAACCCTTTCTATTGAAGGAGGAGCCATGGCGACTTGGAATGACTGGGTTTTTGGAGGCATTACCTACCGCTTACAAGAATCTGTTAATTTGCTTGCGGGAGTCAATTGGCAATCATTTCGATTGGGTGGTGCGTTCGATTTAACGGGTTTTGGTAGAGCAACCAAAGCTCCTGCATCGTTTGAAATGATGTTATCGTATGCCTTACCTCCGTTTGTAAAGCGCAAAGCAATGCCCGTTCGCACACCACGATTTAGATATTAA
- the gldM gene encoding gliding motility protein GldM, with product MAGGKESPRQKMIGMMYLVLTAMLALQVSSALLEKFQLLNTSMEGSANAANKINQRTVESIRDKVEKSGNRAFEVAIVKQAEEVRKIASGIVSEIDAIKTKLIDEAGGGIDPETGKVKNPNEEDKVAIYMIGPGKNGKAYELKSKLNGFVDQMNKLAGTNFAPLALDGKDDPLAKRDADQRNKDFAAINFEQTPVPAALAVLSQRQSEIRRLEAEVLDALAAKVGAKDIKFDKILAMISAESKVVVAGTKFKGEMFIAASSSALTPRMSLGGSPVRVQDGKGIIEFTAQGGSYDKDGLATKVLQGVISFPTPSGRDTSISMKYEYKVARPTYQIETGTLPPLYLGCKNVLSVQSAALGALWNPSFGGEGAEFINNGKGKVIIVPNSRNVTLSISNQGNVMGNEPFRVTPVPRPSLEYYINGALADERKGVQASMARNIRVDAVADPSFKAFSPEDASFRVSEMTVRLVRNNRPVGQPVVISGPSGSIAPLASQAQSGDRLFIEVSGVQRKNFKGSVNDAGLPTQLRNIPLN from the coding sequence ATGGCAGGAGGAAAAGAGTCACCCCGGCAGAAGATGATCGGGATGATGTATCTAGTACTAACAGCGATGTTGGCCTTGCAAGTGAGTTCGGCGTTATTGGAAAAATTCCAATTGTTGAACACAAGTATGGAAGGTTCGGCAAATGCTGCCAATAAAATAAATCAAAGAACGGTTGAAAGCATCCGCGACAAAGTAGAAAAGTCTGGAAACCGTGCGTTTGAAGTCGCTATCGTAAAACAAGCCGAAGAGGTGCGCAAAATCGCCAGCGGGATTGTATCAGAGATAGATGCCATCAAAACAAAACTTATCGACGAAGCGGGCGGTGGAATTGACCCTGAAACGGGCAAAGTAAAAAACCCCAACGAAGAAGATAAGGTGGCTATCTACATGATTGGCCCTGGCAAAAATGGAAAAGCGTATGAGCTTAAAAGCAAGTTGAACGGTTTCGTTGACCAAATGAACAAGCTTGCTGGTACGAACTTTGCTCCGTTGGCACTCGACGGCAAAGACGACCCTCTCGCTAAACGTGATGCAGATCAGCGCAACAAAGATTTTGCAGCTATCAACTTTGAACAAACGCCAGTTCCAGCAGCGTTGGCGGTATTGAGCCAGCGTCAATCGGAAATCCGCCGTTTGGAAGCAGAGGTGTTGGATGCCCTCGCCGCAAAAGTAGGGGCAAAAGACATCAAATTTGATAAAATTTTGGCCATGATTAGCGCCGAGTCTAAGGTTGTTGTGGCTGGGACGAAGTTCAAGGGCGAAATGTTTATTGCCGCTTCTTCTAGCGCCCTTACCCCACGCATGAGCTTAGGTGGTTCTCCAGTACGCGTTCAAGACGGAAAAGGAATCATTGAGTTTACGGCCCAAGGTGGTTCATACGACAAAGATGGTTTGGCTACGAAAGTATTGCAAGGGGTTATTTCATTCCCAACCCCAAGCGGGCGTGACACTTCTATTTCAATGAAATATGAGTACAAAGTAGCTCGTCCAACGTACCAAATTGAAACAGGTACATTGCCTCCGCTTTACCTTGGTTGTAAAAACGTGTTGAGCGTACAAAGTGCCGCACTTGGTGCCTTGTGGAATCCATCATTTGGTGGCGAAGGTGCTGAATTTATCAACAACGGTAAAGGAAAAGTAATCATCGTACCAAACAGCAGAAATGTAACCCTAAGCATCTCAAACCAAGGAAATGTAATGGGTAATGAGCCATTCCGCGTTACACCAGTTCCTCGTCCAAGTCTTGAATATTATATCAATGGAGCTTTGGCAGATGAGCGTAAAGGTGTTCAGGCAAGTATGGCACGTAACATCCGCGTGGATGCCGTTGCTGACCCTAGCTTTAAAGCTTTCTCGCCTGAAGACGCAAGTTTCCGCGTTTCAGAAATGACCGTTCGACTTGTACGTAACAACCGCCCTGTTGGTCAGCCTGTGGTTATTAGTGGCCCAAGTGGTTCTATTGCACCATTGGCATCACAAGCTCAATCTGGTGACCGTCTTTTCATCGAGGTTTCGGGCGTTCAACGTAAAAACTTTAAAGGAAGTGTAAACGATGCGGGGTTACCTACCCAATTGAGAAACATTCCTTTGAACTAA
- the gldL gene encoding gliding motility protein GldL, with amino-acid sequence MAAQKQGVFWSKIVPTAYALGAAVVIVGAWAKITHIEGATTLLTAGLLTEAVIFILYAVQSFLYPAADEYAWEKVYPELLDDSAPVAAPRKEEKKGTGLTANMDKMLAEANITPEIFQNLGKSFKSLTDNVSKIGDLTDATVATNDYAKNVKTASGAINEMNKSYGVAINAMSSMADATKDAQQYREQFQLITKNMGALNAVYELELQDTTKHLKAMNAFYGNLTTAMSNMADATKESQQFKAEMSKLTTNITSLNNVYGNMLAAMRG; translated from the coding sequence ATGGCAGCACAAAAGCAAGGTGTTTTCTGGAGTAAAATAGTTCCAACTGCTTATGCGCTCGGAGCAGCCGTCGTTATTGTAGGTGCTTGGGCAAAAATTACGCACATCGAAGGTGCAACTACCCTATTAACCGCAGGTCTTTTGACAGAGGCCGTCATTTTTATTTTGTATGCAGTTCAAAGTTTTCTGTATCCTGCTGCCGACGAATACGCTTGGGAAAAAGTATATCCTGAATTATTAGATGATTCGGCACCTGTAGCCGCTCCTCGCAAAGAAGAGAAAAAAGGTACTGGTCTAACAGCCAACATGGACAAAATGCTTGCTGAAGCAAACATCACTCCTGAGATTTTCCAAAATTTGGGTAAAAGTTTCAAGAGCTTGACGGATAATGTATCAAAAATCGGCGATTTGACCGACGCAACCGTAGCTACGAACGATTACGCTAAAAATGTAAAAACAGCATCTGGTGCAATCAACGAGATGAATAAATCGTACGGAGTAGCTATCAACGCCATGTCATCAATGGCGGATGCGACCAAAGACGCTCAACAATACCGTGAACAATTTCAGCTCATTACCAAAAACATGGGCGCTCTTAATGCAGTTTACGAACTAGAATTGCAAGATACTACGAAGCATTTGAAAGCAATGAACGCCTTCTACGGTAATTTGACGACTGCTATGTCTAACATGGCTGATGCAACCAAAGAATCGCAGCAGTTCAAAGCCGAAATGTCTAAGTTGACTACCAACATCACGTCGCTTAACAATGTGTATGGTAACATGCTTGCTGCCATGCGTGGCTAA
- a CDS encoding SUMF1/EgtB/PvdO family nonheme iron enzyme, which produces MNKRGFFGYATKGAWIVMVAVMLQSCGFVKDKFGGKNSKGGSKGGKKGAKQEVGVRNGEVIAAGRKDYKQDTPYGMVLIPSGSFMMGQADEDVAATQVNFNRRVTITSFYMDDTEITNHEYRQFVSALMTDSLSVLGEEEIMAKYHPDTTVWRKDFTYHNGDPMTEYYFSHPAFDTYPVVGVSWKAARYFSTWRSNLYNDYRSKEGKYSSPKFRLPTEAEWEWAARGGRASAKYPWGNPYVANGKGCFLANFKPQRGNYDADGYPYTAPANAYNANDYGLYNMAGNVAEWTLDAFADNATVVNWDMNPMNDNPDEPRKIIRGGSWKDVAYFLETGTRSWEYEDNKRAFIGFRCVVENLAGRAATARGGRKR; this is translated from the coding sequence ATGAACAAAAGGGGATTTTTCGGCTATGCCACCAAAGGAGCTTGGATTGTGATGGTAGCAGTCATGCTACAAAGCTGCGGTTTTGTCAAAGACAAATTTGGCGGTAAAAACAGCAAAGGAGGAAGTAAAGGTGGCAAAAAAGGAGCCAAACAAGAGGTCGGTGTTCGGAATGGGGAAGTCATTGCAGCTGGTCGTAAAGATTACAAGCAAGATACACCCTATGGTATGGTCTTGATTCCTTCGGGCTCGTTCATGATGGGACAAGCTGATGAAGACGTAGCAGCAACGCAGGTAAACTTTAACCGCCGCGTGACAATTACTTCTTTCTACATGGACGATACTGAAATTACCAACCATGAGTACCGCCAGTTCGTAAGTGCGTTGATGACTGACTCGCTTTCTGTCCTAGGTGAAGAAGAAATCATGGCGAAATATCACCCAGATACGACAGTATGGCGGAAAGACTTCACCTACCACAATGGTGACCCGATGACCGAATACTACTTTTCACACCCAGCCTTCGACACGTATCCTGTTGTAGGTGTTAGCTGGAAAGCCGCTCGCTATTTCTCAACTTGGCGCTCTAATCTGTACAACGATTATCGTTCAAAAGAAGGAAAATACAGCTCACCTAAATTCCGCCTTCCTACCGAAGCAGAATGGGAATGGGCAGCGCGTGGTGGTCGTGCGTCGGCCAAATACCCTTGGGGTAACCCTTACGTAGCCAATGGCAAAGGTTGTTTCCTTGCTAACTTTAAACCACAACGTGGTAACTACGACGCCGACGGTTATCCTTATACCGCCCCTGCAAACGCTTACAACGCCAACGATTATGGCCTTTATAACATGGCAGGTAACGTTGCAGAATGGACACTCGATGCCTTTGCTGACAATGCCACTGTTGTAAACTGGGATATGAACCCGATGAACGACAACCCTGACGAACCACGTAAAATTATCCGTGGTGGTTCATGGAAAGACGTCGCTTATTTCCTCGAAACAGGTACTCGCAGCTGGGAATACGAAGACAACAAACGTGCTTTCATCGGTTTCCGTTGCGTCGTTGAAAACCTAGCAGGCCGTGCGGCTACTGCCCGCGGAGGACGTAAAAGATAG
- the radC gene encoding RadC family protein: MTFEETEYSTSRRILSWAEEDRPREKLLLKGKGALSDAELIAILIGSGTRELSAVDLSKIILQKASNNLNELAKLSLKDLMKIKGIGEAKAISIAAALELGRRRKDSEVVRRPKITSSKDAYEQIRSYLMDLPHEEFWILLLTRSNEVIRPVQISQGGISGTVADPKIIFKSALEHLASSMILVHNHPSGNLKPSEADKELTRRLVTSGKLLDIPILDHLIISELGYLSFADEGLL, encoded by the coding sequence ATGACTTTTGAAGAAACAGAGTACAGCACCTCACGACGCATTTTAAGTTGGGCAGAAGAAGACCGTCCCCGCGAAAAGCTATTGTTAAAAGGGAAAGGGGCACTATCCGATGCCGAACTCATTGCCATTCTAATTGGCTCAGGCACGCGGGAATTATCGGCCGTTGATTTGTCAAAAATTATCCTTCAAAAAGCGAGTAACAACCTCAATGAGTTAGCCAAACTTAGCTTAAAGGATTTAATGAAAATCAAAGGAATTGGCGAAGCAAAAGCCATTTCGATTGCCGCAGCATTGGAATTAGGAAGGCGTAGAAAAGATAGCGAAGTAGTGCGCCGCCCCAAGATAACTTCTTCTAAAGATGCTTATGAACAAATCAGGTCGTACTTGATGGATTTACCCCACGAAGAATTTTGGATTTTGCTCCTCACCCGTTCCAATGAAGTCATCCGACCAGTTCAAATTAGTCAAGGGGGCATTTCGGGTACGGTTGCTGACCCCAAAATCATCTTTAAATCAGCTTTAGAACACCTTGCGAGTTCGATGATTTTGGTACATAATCATCCTTCTGGCAACTTAAAACCAAGTGAGGCCGACAAAGAGCTTACCCGTAGGCTGGTAACTTCAGGCAAATTACTTGACATTCCGATTTTAGATCATTTGATTATCTCTGAACTTGGCTACCTAAGTTTTGCCGATGAAGGGCTGTTGTAA
- the gldN gene encoding gliding motility protein GldN, which yields MNRVKTLLGCVALATVSLGALAQEKDNRGVNPLSVREFNDADIMMKRTLWRRLDLKEKQNQPMFSKGNEITKYIMDAVKAGLLDAYVDQDMTKKMTMDDFVKKLQIPNQGQVLTEEEKKAGFGLDNATTGTDGWGDTKKDDKKTAAKPADDGWGSTPKKETQPVDDGWGTPTKKKTTKGKKGAVVAKVQPPKVDSTEIKKKMAEEAAAKAAAEATALAENMYFPDQLSVLEIKEDWVFDRKRSRQYYDIQTVTIYIPADVHPAGLEMPVATIKYKDLDKLFRSDPKKFIWFNEYNTAQHKNLADAFDLRLFNGRITKLSNPMDRDLISIYGSEKSALWKSIQVENELMELEHGLWEY from the coding sequence ATGAACAGAGTCAAAACCTTATTGGGATGCGTAGCATTAGCTACTGTGAGCTTAGGAGCGTTGGCGCAGGAGAAAGATAACCGTGGGGTTAATCCGCTCTCAGTACGTGAATTTAATGATGCAGACATCATGATGAAACGTACACTGTGGCGTCGGTTGGATTTGAAGGAAAAGCAAAACCAGCCCATGTTTTCAAAAGGTAACGAAATCACAAAGTACATCATGGACGCCGTGAAAGCGGGGCTTTTGGATGCTTACGTTGACCAAGATATGACCAAGAAAATGACGATGGATGATTTTGTCAAAAAACTCCAAATCCCTAATCAAGGTCAAGTACTAACAGAGGAAGAAAAGAAAGCTGGTTTTGGGCTTGACAACGCTACTACAGGTACAGATGGCTGGGGCGATACCAAAAAGGATGACAAAAAAACGGCAGCCAAACCAGCCGATGATGGCTGGGGTAGCACTCCTAAAAAAGAAACACAGCCCGTTGACGATGGATGGGGAACTCCAACTAAAAAGAAAACCACTAAAGGTAAAAAAGGAGCCGTTGTAGCGAAAGTTCAACCTCCAAAAGTGGATTCTACAGAAATCAAGAAGAAGATGGCCGAAGAAGCTGCTGCAAAAGCCGCCGCCGAAGCTACTGCGCTTGCTGAGAACATGTATTTCCCTGATCAACTTTCTGTCTTAGAAATAAAGGAAGACTGGGTGTTTGACCGCAAACGTTCTCGTCAATACTATGACATTCAGACTGTTACGATTTACATACCTGCCGATGTACACCCAGCTGGTCTTGAAATGCCCGTAGCTACAATTAAGTACAAAGATTTGGATAAGCTTTTCCGCAGCGACCCGAAAAAATTCATTTGGTTTAATGAATACAACACCGCACAGCATAAAAACTTAGCCGATGCATTCGACTTGCGTTTGTTTAACGGTCGTATCACTAAACTTTCAAACCCGATGGATCGCGACCTTATCAGTATCTATGGTAGCGAAAAATCAGCGCTTTGGAAATCAATTCAAGTTGAAAACGAGTTGATGGAATTAGAGCACGGTTTGTGGGAATACTAA